A window of Dickeya zeae NCPPB 2538 contains these coding sequences:
- a CDS encoding deaminated glutathione amidase codes for MKVALGQFAVQRLWQDNAQTCMTLMVQAASVGADLLVLPEAVLARDNADPEWGVGCAQPITGPFVSQLLAASQSLDISVVFTLHTPAPEGKVHNTLLVIRRGEVLAHYHKLHLYDAFSVQESRRVTPGNALPPVVEIAGMRVGLMVCYDIRFAEMARQLAISGADVLVVPAAWVKGPHKEAHWELLARTRALENTCYLVATGECGDRNIGNSMVIDPMGVVIAQAAEQPELLLAELNLERIQTVRRQLPVLHHNRFKPPVLR; via the coding sequence ATGAAGGTGGCGCTTGGTCAATTTGCTGTTCAGCGTTTATGGCAGGACAATGCCCAGACCTGCATGACATTAATGGTACAGGCTGCCTCTGTCGGTGCTGATCTGCTGGTGTTGCCGGAGGCTGTTCTGGCGCGTGATAACGCGGACCCGGAATGGGGCGTCGGGTGTGCCCAACCGATAACTGGCCCTTTTGTTAGCCAGTTGCTAGCTGCGAGTCAGTCACTGGATATCAGCGTTGTGTTTACCTTGCATACCCCGGCGCCAGAAGGGAAGGTGCATAACACATTGCTGGTTATCCGGCGGGGAGAAGTCCTGGCTCATTACCATAAATTGCATTTGTACGATGCTTTCTCGGTTCAGGAATCTCGTCGGGTGACGCCGGGCAATGCGTTGCCTCCAGTGGTGGAGATAGCGGGAATGCGAGTTGGGCTGATGGTGTGCTACGACATTCGTTTTGCCGAGATGGCGCGTCAGTTGGCGATCAGCGGAGCTGATGTTCTGGTCGTCCCGGCGGCCTGGGTGAAAGGTCCGCACAAAGAAGCGCACTGGGAGTTACTGGCGCGAACTCGAGCGCTGGAAAATACCTGTTATCTGGTCGCGACCGGTGAGTGTGGCGACAGGAATATCGGCAATAGCATGGTGATAGACCCTATGGGGGTAGTGATTGCTCAGGCTGCTGAGCAACCGGAGTTGCTGTTGGCGGAATTGAACCTGGAGCGAATTCAAACCGTTCGTCGCCAGTTACCTGTGCTACATCACAATCGCTTTAAGCCACCTGTATTACGATAA
- the lipB gene encoding lipoyl(octanoyl) transferase LipB, whose protein sequence is MTLLQQDTLTARNTIIVRQLGIQPYEPVSQAMHTFTEQRDSRSADELWLVQHLPVFTQGQAGKAEHVLMPADIPVIQSDRGGQVTYHGPGQQVMYVLIDIKRRKVGVRQLVTAIENTVINTLAHYAVEAHARADAPGVYVGERKICSLGLRIRHGCSFHGLALNIAMDLSPFLRINPCGYAGMSMTQLSELVPGTTVADTAPVMVNAFMAQLDYQQQEWLDWDWSQQGEPYPLHAE, encoded by the coding sequence ATGACACTCTTGCAACAGGATACGCTCACAGCACGCAACACGATCATAGTGCGTCAATTAGGCATACAGCCTTATGAACCAGTATCGCAGGCCATGCATACCTTTACCGAGCAGCGGGACAGCCGCAGCGCCGACGAGTTATGGCTGGTGCAGCACCTGCCCGTTTTTACCCAAGGTCAGGCAGGCAAAGCCGAGCACGTCCTGATGCCCGCTGATATTCCGGTGATCCAAAGCGATCGCGGTGGTCAGGTCACCTATCACGGCCCCGGCCAGCAGGTGATGTATGTGCTGATTGATATCAAAAGACGTAAAGTGGGCGTACGCCAGTTAGTAACCGCTATCGAGAATACCGTTATCAACACGCTGGCGCATTATGCTGTTGAAGCGCATGCCCGCGCGGATGCTCCCGGCGTCTATGTCGGCGAGCGTAAAATTTGCTCACTGGGATTGCGTATCCGGCATGGTTGTTCGTTTCATGGTCTGGCGCTAAATATTGCGATGGATCTGTCCCCTTTCCTGCGTATCAACCCTTGCGGCTATGCCGGTATGAGCATGACCCAGCTCAGTGAACTGGTTCCCGGTACGACGGTAGCTGACACTGCACCAGTCATGGTGAACGCGTTTATGGCACAGTTGGACTACCAACAGCAGGAATGGCTGGACTGGGACTGGTCACAGCAAGGGGAACCATACCCGCTGCATGCAGAATAA
- the cspE gene encoding transcription antiterminator/RNA stability regulator CspE: protein MSKIKGSVKWFNESKGFGFITPEDGSKDVFVHFSAIQSNGFKTLAEGQRVEFEITSGAKGPSAANVIAI, encoded by the coding sequence ATGTCTAAGATTAAAGGTAGCGTTAAGTGGTTTAATGAGTCCAAAGGATTCGGTTTCATTACTCCGGAAGATGGCAGCAAGGACGTATTCGTTCACTTTTCTGCTATCCAGAGCAACGGTTTCAAAACCCTGGCTGAAGGTCAGCGCGTAGAGTTTGAAATCACCAGCGGCGCTAAAGGACCTTCTGCTGCTAACGTTATCGCTATTTAA
- the tatE gene encoding twin-arginine translocase subunit TatE, with protein sequence MEGISIAKLLVIGALIVLLFGTNKLRSLGGDLGAAIKGFKKAMNDDQPAAKSSAQDEHPAAISETRPKE encoded by the coding sequence ATGGAAGGTATCAGTATTGCCAAACTTTTAGTGATTGGCGCCTTGATTGTTCTGCTGTTTGGCACCAATAAATTGCGCAGTCTGGGCGGCGATCTGGGCGCGGCTATCAAAGGCTTCAAAAAAGCCATGAACGATGATCAGCCAGCGGCGAAATCTTCCGCTCAGGACGAACATCCAGCAGCTATCAGCGAAACGCGCCCGAAAGAATAA
- the ybeD gene encoding DUF493 family protein YbeD, with translation MKTKLNELLEFPCSFTYKVMGLAKPELVDLVVEVVQRHAPGDYTPQVKPSTKGNYHSVSITITATHIEQVETLYEELGNIDIVRVVL, from the coding sequence ATGAAAACCAAACTCAACGAACTGCTTGAATTTCCATGTTCATTTACCTACAAGGTCATGGGATTGGCAAAACCGGAGCTGGTGGATCTGGTTGTGGAAGTGGTCCAACGCCATGCTCCCGGTGACTACACCCCACAGGTCAAACCCAGTACCAAGGGCAACTACCACTCCGTGTCGATTACCATCACCGCAACCCATATTGAGCAGGTTGAAACGCTCTACGAAGAACTGGGTAACATCGATATCGTGCGTGTCGTGCTCTAA
- the lipA gene encoding lipoyl synthase, giving the protein MSKPIQIERGVKYRDADKMALIPVRTVATERQEMLRKPEWMKIKLPADSSRIQGIKDAMRRNGLHSVCEEASCPNLAECFNHGTATFMILGAICTRRCPFCDVAHGRPLTPDANEPEKLAQTIHDMGLRYVVITSVDRDDLRDGGAQHFADCISAIRRKNPTIRIETLVPDFRGRMDRALDILTATPPDVFNHNLENVPRLYRQVRPGADYEWSLKLLEKFKASHPSIPTKSGLMVGLGETNDEILDVMRDLRRHGVTMLTLGQYLQPSRHHLPVQRYVPPEEFEEMKAEALAMGFTHAACGPFVRSSYHADLQAKGIEVK; this is encoded by the coding sequence ATGAGTAAACCGATTCAGATCGAACGTGGCGTTAAATACCGCGATGCAGACAAAATGGCCCTGATCCCGGTACGGACCGTCGCTACCGAGCGTCAGGAAATGCTCCGCAAACCAGAATGGATGAAGATAAAATTACCTGCGGACTCCAGCCGGATTCAGGGCATCAAGGACGCCATGCGCCGCAATGGTCTGCACTCGGTTTGCGAAGAAGCCTCCTGCCCTAACCTGGCAGAGTGCTTTAATCACGGTACTGCCACGTTCATGATCCTCGGGGCTATCTGCACCCGCCGTTGCCCATTCTGTGATGTTGCCCACGGCCGCCCGCTGACGCCCGATGCCAACGAGCCGGAAAAACTGGCGCAAACTATCCATGATATGGGATTACGTTATGTGGTCATCACATCGGTTGACCGTGATGACCTGCGCGATGGCGGTGCACAGCACTTTGCCGACTGTATCAGTGCGATACGCCGCAAAAACCCAACCATCAGAATCGAAACACTGGTGCCGGATTTTCGTGGCCGTATGGACCGGGCGCTGGATATCCTAACTGCCACCCCGCCAGACGTGTTCAACCATAATCTGGAAAACGTACCGCGTCTTTATCGTCAGGTTCGTCCGGGTGCCGATTATGAATGGTCGCTAAAATTGCTGGAGAAATTCAAAGCGTCGCATCCAAGCATTCCGACCAAATCCGGTCTGATGGTGGGCTTGGGTGAAACCAACGACGAAATTCTGGATGTGATGCGCGATTTGCGTCGACACGGTGTAACCATGCTCACGTTGGGACAATACCTTCAGCCAAGCCGTCATCACCTGCCGGTACAACGTTATGTACCACCGGAAGAATTCGAAGAAATGAAAGCGGAAGCGCTGGCAATGGGCTTTACCCATGCCGCCTGTGGGCCGTTTGTCCGCTCTTCCTACCATGCAGACCTGCAGGCCAAAGGGATTGAAGTGAAATAA
- the crcB gene encoding fluoride efflux transporter CrcB has protein sequence MYSTLLAIFLGGGIGSVARWQLSVRFNSLFPQIPAGTLLANLSGAFIIGACMSYFIRQPDLPPHWKLLLTTGFCGGLTTFSTFSYEMVTLLQSGEWAAALFNLLLNLLGSLMMTALAFALMGWLSTH, from the coding sequence ATGTACAGTACGTTACTTGCTATTTTTCTTGGCGGTGGGATTGGCAGCGTCGCACGCTGGCAATTGAGTGTGCGGTTTAACAGCCTGTTTCCTCAGATTCCAGCAGGCACACTGCTGGCAAACCTGTCAGGCGCCTTCATTATTGGTGCCTGCATGAGCTATTTCATCCGCCAGCCTGATCTTCCGCCACACTGGAAACTGTTGCTCACAACCGGTTTCTGCGGTGGGCTGACAACGTTTTCCACCTTTTCCTACGAAATGGTGACCTTACTGCAAAGCGGTGAATGGGCAGCGGCGTTGTTCAATCTGCTGCTTAATTTGCTTGGTTCACTGATGATGACGGCACTGGCATTTGCGCTGATGGGCTGGCTGAGCACCCATTAA
- the dacA gene encoding D-alanyl-D-alanine carboxypeptidase DacA: protein MKTVITSCFTKRIALGTLLAISASTFAYADDINLKTMIPAVPDIDAEAYILIDYNSGKVLAEKNADARRNPASLTKMMTSYVIGQAIKAGKITPNDVVTIGKDAWATGNPDFQGSSLMFLKPGDRVPVYLLNKGIILQSGNDACVAMADYVAGSQDAFVNLMNGYVKALGLQNTNFKTVHGLDAEGQYSSARDMALIGQALIRDVPDEYATYKEKEFTFNNIRQLNRNGLLWDSSLAVDGIKTGHTASAGYNLVASATEGQMRLISAVMGGRTYKGRETESKKLLTWGFRFFETVAPLKTGKEFASEPVWFGNSDRVSLGVDKDAYITIPRGRMKDLKASYVLTNSELHAPLAKNQVVGTINFQLDGKVIDQRPLVVMNEVKEGGIFGRLFDYIKLMFHRWFS from the coding sequence ATGAAAACAGTAATCACGTCTTGTTTTACCAAACGTATTGCGCTCGGCACGTTGCTCGCCATCAGTGCATCCACTTTCGCCTACGCAGACGACATTAATCTGAAAACCATGATCCCTGCCGTCCCGGATATTGATGCCGAAGCGTACATCCTGATTGATTACAACTCGGGTAAAGTCCTGGCAGAAAAGAACGCCGACGCCCGCCGCAATCCGGCCAGTCTGACCAAGATGATGACCAGTTATGTTATCGGTCAGGCGATTAAAGCCGGGAAAATTACGCCGAACGACGTCGTGACGATTGGTAAAGACGCCTGGGCGACCGGTAACCCCGATTTTCAGGGTTCATCACTGATGTTCCTTAAACCGGGCGATCGTGTACCGGTTTATCTGCTGAATAAAGGGATCATCTTGCAGTCCGGCAACGATGCCTGTGTAGCAATGGCGGATTACGTGGCTGGCAGTCAGGATGCGTTCGTCAACCTGATGAATGGTTACGTCAAGGCATTGGGTTTACAGAATACCAACTTCAAAACCGTTCACGGCCTGGATGCGGAAGGCCAGTACAGTTCAGCCCGTGATATGGCGCTGATTGGTCAGGCATTGATCCGTGATGTACCGGATGAATACGCGACCTACAAAGAAAAAGAATTTACCTTCAACAACATTCGTCAGTTGAACCGCAATGGTCTGTTGTGGGATAGCAGCCTGGCTGTGGATGGTATCAAAACCGGCCATACCGCATCAGCGGGATATAACCTGGTCGCCTCGGCAACCGAAGGGCAGATGCGCCTGATTTCCGCGGTGATGGGTGGACGGACGTACAAAGGCCGCGAAACAGAGAGCAAGAAACTGCTCACTTGGGGTTTCCGCTTCTTTGAAACCGTCGCACCACTGAAAACCGGTAAAGAGTTCGCGTCTGAGCCGGTATGGTTCGGTAATAGCGACCGGGTATCGTTGGGTGTCGATAAAGATGCTTACATCACAATCCCGCGTGGACGCATGAAAGATCTGAAAGCCAGCTATGTGCTGACCAATTCAGAACTGCATGCGCCACTGGCTAAAAACCAGGTGGTGGGGACTATCAACTTCCAGCTCGACGGCAAGGTCATTGATCAGCGCCCGCTGGTCGTCATGAACGAAGTCAAAGAAGGCGGTATTTTCGGTCGTCTGTTTGATTACATCAAACTGATGTTCCACCGTTGGTTTAGTTGA
- the ypfM gene encoding protein YpfM produces MIEIELNNWKSFIDAMLRK; encoded by the coding sequence ATGATCGAAATCGAACTCAACAACTGGAAAAGCTTCATCGACGCAATGCTGCGTAAGTAA